The Microbacterium luteum genome includes a region encoding these proteins:
- a CDS encoding SCO6880 family protein, which produces MPTTDQKTPGSELTPMKFSRLTRRGVLLGLSVAQLITLGIGGLALLAAFYGGAGMLLVYTAPVWLLAVVLTWVPIAGRPMVEWLPVALWWLWRSTGGQLLYRRRIVKPRPAGSLALPGDMARLREHLDPETGASMIHDPRQATLTVVTEVTHPAFILLDPGEQERRVTSWGRVLATVCRSGRIATLQVLERTLPDSGSGLAEWWAEHGTDDGSWAATTYRELIERAGPAGERHATTVSLSLDMKVAARQIRTAGGGIRGAAAVLRQEMATLTAALRSADLTPSGWLGPGQVAVILRSAYDPAVAATLERHGRLGQELAAAGPVAVTETWGNLRTDSAWHTVLWVSEWPRSLVYPGFLAPVLLSTGIQRAVSLIYTPMRSDQAARDIRKKKVEHISDAAQRARIGQIEDAAQTAEYQDVLQQEADLTAGHGILRVSGLISVSAPSVDELEAAVAAIEQASIQASCETRRLVGQQAVAFTAAALPLCRTV; this is translated from the coding sequence ATGCCCACCACGGACCAGAAGACACCCGGTAGCGAGCTGACGCCGATGAAGTTCAGCCGACTCACCCGCCGAGGGGTGCTGCTCGGCCTCTCGGTCGCGCAGCTCATCACCCTCGGCATCGGCGGCCTGGCGCTGCTGGCCGCGTTCTACGGCGGCGCCGGGATGCTGCTGGTCTACACCGCCCCGGTCTGGCTGCTCGCGGTCGTGCTGACCTGGGTGCCCATCGCTGGGAGGCCGATGGTCGAATGGCTCCCTGTCGCGCTCTGGTGGCTGTGGCGCTCCACCGGCGGGCAACTGCTCTACCGGCGGCGGATCGTCAAGCCCCGCCCCGCCGGGAGTCTCGCGCTGCCCGGCGACATGGCCCGGCTTCGGGAGCACCTGGACCCCGAGACCGGGGCGAGCATGATCCACGACCCCCGCCAGGCGACCTTGACGGTCGTCACGGAAGTGACCCATCCGGCATTCATCCTGCTCGACCCCGGCGAGCAGGAGCGCCGAGTCACCTCCTGGGGACGGGTGCTCGCCACGGTCTGCCGCTCCGGGAGGATCGCGACCCTGCAAGTGCTCGAACGGACCCTGCCGGACTCCGGTAGCGGGCTGGCCGAGTGGTGGGCCGAGCACGGCACCGACGACGGCTCCTGGGCCGCGACCACCTACCGCGAGCTGATCGAGCGGGCCGGCCCCGCCGGGGAACGGCACGCCACCACGGTCAGCCTCTCCCTGGACATGAAGGTCGCGGCTCGGCAGATCAGGACCGCCGGCGGCGGCATCCGCGGCGCCGCCGCCGTGCTCCGGCAGGAGATGGCGACCCTTACGGCCGCGCTGCGGTCTGCGGACCTGACCCCTTCGGGGTGGCTCGGCCCCGGTCAGGTCGCGGTCATCCTCCGCTCGGCGTATGACCCGGCCGTGGCCGCCACCTTGGAGCGCCACGGGCGGCTCGGGCAGGAGCTCGCCGCCGCCGGCCCGGTCGCGGTCACCGAGACCTGGGGCAACCTGCGCACCGACTCCGCCTGGCACACCGTGCTGTGGGTCTCGGAGTGGCCCCGCAGCCTCGTCTATCCGGGGTTCCTCGCGCCGGTGCTGCTCTCCACCGGCATCCAACGGGCGGTGTCGCTGATCTACACCCCGATGCGCTCGGACCAGGCGGCCCGCGACATCCGCAAGAAGAAGGTCGAACACATCTCCGATGCGGCCCAGCGCGCCCGAATCGGGCAGATCGAGGACGCCGCGCAGACCGCCGAATACCAAGACGTTCTCCAGCAGGAAGCCGACCTGACCGCCGGCCACGGGATTCTACGGGTCTCCGGGCTCATCTCCGTCTCCGCCCCCAGCGTCGACGAGCTGGAAGCCGCAGTCGCCGCGATCGAACAAGCCTCGATCCAAGCCTCCTGCGAGACCCGAAGGCTCGTCGGCCAGCAAGCCGTCGCGTTCACGGCGGCCGCGCTGCCGCTGTGCCGCACGGTGTGA
- a CDS encoding ATP-binding protein: MSRGEKLHTAVLVAPASERHRLRKQRRQAAARLVAEQRHVEKEAAQAKAAAERAERRATVYLPAAGESGPAALRTPGRFRVPRHQDTSAVLAGQYPFLAEAGLGAAGIFIGQDLYSGSSFVYDPWELYRRGIITAPNLILAGIVGSGKSSLAKSLYTRSLPFGYRVYVPGDPKGEHSGVAEAVGGKAIILGHGMGNRLNPLDEGYRPGGLSDQEWATTLAARRRDLLGALTETVLDRRLAPLEHTAIDTALAGAVRDAAVPILPMVVEQLLRPDPADDPDGRLTEDGRQVGHALRRLVAGDLAGLFDGPSTVRFDPSLPMVSLDLSRVTENSTLISVLMTCSSAWMEAALLDPNGGRRWVVYDEAWRLMSHPALLRRMDAHWRLARHYGLANLLVFHKLTDLENVGDAGSANRALANSLLANAETRIVYRQETDQLGPTAVALGLTGTERRLLPGLGTGQGLWRIKDRAFVVQHQLHPAELAAFDTTARMTGKG, from the coding sequence GTGAGCCGGGGCGAGAAGCTGCATACCGCTGTCCTCGTCGCCCCCGCCTCGGAGCGGCACCGGCTGCGCAAGCAGCGGCGGCAAGCCGCCGCCCGACTCGTCGCCGAGCAACGCCACGTCGAGAAGGAAGCGGCCCAGGCCAAGGCCGCCGCCGAACGGGCCGAGCGCCGCGCCACGGTCTACCTGCCCGCCGCCGGCGAGTCCGGTCCGGCGGCGCTGAGGACACCGGGCCGGTTCCGGGTGCCTCGGCATCAGGACACCAGCGCGGTGCTCGCCGGGCAGTACCCGTTCCTGGCCGAAGCTGGGCTCGGAGCCGCGGGAATCTTCATCGGCCAAGACCTCTACAGCGGCTCGTCGTTCGTGTACGACCCGTGGGAGCTGTACCGCAGGGGCATCATCACCGCGCCGAACCTGATCCTCGCCGGGATCGTCGGCTCCGGGAAATCCTCGCTCGCCAAGAGCCTCTACACCCGCAGCCTGCCCTTCGGGTACCGCGTCTATGTCCCCGGCGACCCCAAAGGCGAGCACTCCGGCGTCGCGGAAGCAGTCGGCGGGAAAGCGATCATCCTCGGGCACGGGATGGGCAACAGGCTCAACCCATTGGATGAGGGCTACCGGCCCGGCGGTCTGTCCGATCAGGAGTGGGCGACGACTCTCGCCGCGCGGCGTCGCGATCTGCTCGGAGCCTTGACGGAGACGGTGCTGGATCGGCGGTTGGCGCCGTTGGAGCACACCGCGATCGACACCGCCCTGGCCGGCGCGGTGCGCGACGCGGCCGTGCCGATCCTGCCGATGGTGGTCGAACAGCTGCTGCGCCCCGACCCTGCCGACGACCCGGACGGCCGGCTCACCGAGGACGGCCGCCAGGTCGGCCACGCGCTGCGCCGCCTGGTGGCCGGGGACCTGGCCGGCCTGTTCGACGGGCCAAGCACCGTCAGGTTCGACCCGTCATTGCCGATGGTCAGCCTCGACCTGTCGCGCGTCACCGAGAACAGCACGCTGATTTCGGTGCTGATGACCTGCTCGTCGGCATGGATGGAAGCCGCCCTGCTCGACCCCAACGGAGGCCGCAGGTGGGTCGTCTACGACGAGGCATGGAGACTGATGTCGCACCCGGCGCTCCTGCGCCGGATGGACGCGCACTGGCGGCTGGCGAGGCACTACGGGCTGGCAAATCTGCTCGTGTTCCACAAGCTCACCGACCTGGAGAACGTCGGCGACGCGGGATCGGCGAACCGGGCGCTGGCGAACAGCCTGCTGGCGAACGCGGAGACGAGGATCGTCTACCGGCAGGAGACCGATCAGCTCGGCCCTACCGCCGTCGCACTCGGGCTGACCGGCACCGAACGCCGCCTGCTGCCCGGACTCGGCACCGGACAAGGCTTGTGGCGGATCAAGGACCGGGCCTTCGTCGTGCAACACCAACTCCACCCCGCCGAGCTGGCGGCATTCGACACCACCGCCCGCATGACCGGCAAAGGCTAG
- a CDS encoding type IV secretory system conjugative DNA transfer family protein, producing MIGLVLLFGVALILRAAGSVAAFLTGTPQPSGDPASGVGVLFRPGDPGAALDADGLNPVVYWIVAGLLLASLVTGGLWAWLRLRRHTHRIETDPRRMAGIATRHEVAAAASDKALLRRAGNLRPGLADPKPADVGYRLGTSKGTGVWASVEDSIMVIGPPRSGKGLHLVIPAILDAPGAVVVTSTRPDNLTATMRSRRRIGPVAIFDPQHLAEGLPAGLRWSPIRGCESPQTAMIRATGLAAGTGLSAGGVDGGGFWEGKTRAALQALLHAAAIDHRPPAELFRWTLDPTAAADAVAILTGSTQAATGWAESLEAMIDSDPRTRDSIWQGVSLALGSLADPRVLDAVSPGPGEGFDPEAFIRDRGTLFLLATGSGAGASAALVAALVEDLIETARRLAARSPGARLDPPMLLALDEIANLSPLPSLPTLMAEGGGSGITTMPVLQSLAQARDKWNEHQANAIWDASIVKVILGGASNSRDLQDLSALVGERDEYTDSVTLGDHGTRSNQRSVRRVPIFPPDRIRRLPFATGIVLLRSAPPIVTDLHPWPKRPDASQLTADRAEIEALLRRADT from the coding sequence ATGATCGGGCTGGTCCTCCTGTTCGGCGTCGCGCTGATCCTGCGCGCCGCTGGATCGGTGGCCGCGTTCCTGACCGGCACGCCCCAGCCGTCCGGCGATCCCGCCTCCGGGGTCGGAGTGCTGTTCCGCCCCGGCGACCCCGGCGCGGCGCTCGACGCGGACGGCCTGAACCCGGTCGTCTACTGGATCGTCGCCGGACTGCTGCTCGCCAGCCTCGTCACCGGCGGGCTATGGGCGTGGCTGCGGCTGCGCCGCCACACCCACCGGATCGAAACCGACCCACGCCGCATGGCCGGGATCGCCACCCGGCACGAGGTCGCCGCCGCCGCGTCAGACAAGGCGCTGCTGCGCCGCGCGGGAAACCTGCGCCCCGGTCTGGCTGATCCGAAGCCGGCGGATGTGGGCTACCGGCTCGGCACCTCCAAGGGCACCGGCGTGTGGGCGTCGGTGGAGGACTCGATCATGGTCATCGGCCCGCCCCGCTCCGGGAAGGGTCTGCATCTGGTGATCCCGGCGATCCTCGATGCCCCCGGCGCCGTCGTCGTCACCTCGACCAGGCCGGACAACCTCACCGCGACCATGCGCTCCCGCAGAAGGATCGGCCCCGTCGCGATCTTCGACCCGCAACATTTGGCCGAGGGTCTGCCCGCCGGTCTGCGCTGGTCACCGATCCGGGGCTGCGAGTCACCGCAGACGGCGATGATCCGCGCCACCGGGCTCGCTGCCGGCACCGGCCTGTCCGCGGGCGGTGTCGACGGCGGGGGCTTTTGGGAGGGCAAGACACGGGCGGCGCTCCAAGCCCTGCTGCACGCGGCAGCGATCGACCACCGGCCACCCGCCGAGCTGTTCCGATGGACTCTCGATCCGACCGCGGCCGCTGACGCGGTGGCGATCCTGACCGGCTCCACTCAGGCCGCTACCGGATGGGCCGAGTCGCTGGAAGCGATGATCGACTCCGACCCCCGCACCCGCGACTCGATCTGGCAGGGCGTCTCCCTCGCCCTTGGCTCCCTCGCGGACCCGCGCGTGCTCGACGCCGTATCACCCGGCCCCGGCGAGGGCTTCGACCCCGAAGCATTCATCCGCGACCGCGGCACGTTGTTCCTGCTGGCAACCGGGTCCGGTGCGGGAGCCAGCGCCGCGCTGGTCGCCGCGCTCGTGGAAGACCTCATCGAGACCGCCCGCCGCCTGGCCGCACGATCGCCCGGCGCCCGGCTCGATCCGCCGATGCTGCTGGCCCTGGACGAGATAGCCAACCTCTCGCCGTTGCCGTCGCTGCCGACGCTGATGGCCGAAGGCGGCGGGTCCGGGATCACGACAATGCCGGTGCTCCAATCGCTCGCGCAGGCGCGGGACAAGTGGAACGAGCACCAGGCGAACGCGATCTGGGACGCCTCGATCGTCAAGGTCATCCTCGGCGGCGCATCCAACAGCCGGGACCTGCAAGACCTGAGCGCCTTGGTCGGCGAACGCGACGAATACACCGACTCCGTGACGCTGGGCGACCACGGCACCCGCTCCAACCAGCGGTCCGTTCGCCGGGTGCCGATCTTCCCGCCCGACCGCATCCGCCGGCTCCCGTTCGCGACCGGGATCGTGCTGCTGCGCTCCGCGCCACCGATCGTCACCGACCTGCACCCCTGGCCCAAGCGCCCCGACGCCAGCCAGCTCACCGCCGACCGCGCCGAGATCGAAGCCCTGCTGCGCCGCGCCGACACCTGA
- a CDS encoding recombinase family protein, with translation MKTQTLTRPTDDEVNALIYTRASMDRQYLMRSTDDQETDCRSWCDQQTWHVGKVITDANRSASQWRTREREGFEEALRLIASKQYDAFVTWEPSRAGRELLAYVQLRAACQEAGVLYLTKGRVYDFARSDDAFMMGLEFLTAEKDAAVIRERQLRTVRLHAQQGRPHGRLPFGYRRVYDEHTGVLLRQEIDPEKAAIIVNAVDEILSGVPMNAIVTRLNKAGVPTPMKPTSDHSRGWMNSTLRQMLRSPTIAGLRKYQGKVIGEADWPAIIPRDRWEQVNRVLEDRARRTRYVEEDNHSHPKWLLSFIAKCGYCSGPLVRLHGMVPRKDGTRRDNYACPTVGCRRISIDIPRTDAYVVGALLGWLSKPESLAVIAGPSENWQERVQEAEAQVARLRQRLDEAAEEYAAGRISLTMLSSIERRLNPEIEQAAKATVPPVSDDDVLRLLQAEDIESAWERLDLLEKRRIVKLLLDIRVVKAPRLGGKFDPNRIKIAPRFVPHEQYRWTRSEQP, from the coding sequence ATGAAAACGCAAACACTCACCCGACCGACCGATGATGAGGTCAACGCTCTCATCTACACCCGAGCCTCGATGGATCGCCAGTACCTCATGCGATCCACCGACGATCAAGAGACGGACTGCCGCTCCTGGTGCGATCAGCAGACGTGGCACGTTGGCAAGGTCATCACCGACGCCAACCGCTCCGCTTCGCAGTGGCGCACCCGCGAGCGCGAGGGTTTCGAGGAAGCCCTGCGCCTGATCGCGTCGAAGCAGTACGACGCCTTCGTGACCTGGGAGCCGTCGCGTGCAGGCCGCGAGCTGTTGGCCTACGTCCAGCTCCGCGCCGCCTGCCAGGAGGCCGGGGTGCTGTATCTGACGAAGGGACGGGTCTATGACTTCGCCCGGAGCGACGATGCGTTCATGATGGGTTTGGAGTTCCTGACCGCCGAGAAGGACGCCGCGGTGATCCGGGAGCGACAGCTCCGCACGGTGCGCCTGCACGCGCAGCAGGGCAGGCCACACGGTCGTCTTCCGTTCGGCTACCGCCGCGTTTATGACGAGCACACCGGGGTGCTTCTCCGTCAGGAAATCGACCCGGAGAAGGCCGCGATCATCGTCAACGCCGTGGACGAGATTCTGAGTGGCGTTCCGATGAACGCGATCGTCACCCGACTGAACAAGGCCGGTGTTCCGACTCCGATGAAGCCGACCTCTGACCACTCGCGCGGCTGGATGAACTCGACGCTGCGGCAGATGCTCAGGAGCCCGACGATCGCCGGCCTGCGGAAGTATCAGGGCAAGGTGATCGGTGAGGCGGACTGGCCGGCGATCATCCCTCGTGACCGCTGGGAGCAGGTCAACCGGGTGCTCGAAGATCGAGCACGCCGTACCCGGTACGTCGAGGAGGACAACCACAGCCATCCGAAGTGGCTGCTGTCGTTCATCGCGAAGTGCGGCTACTGCTCGGGGCCGCTGGTCCGTCTGCATGGGATGGTGCCGCGTAAGGACGGGACGCGCCGCGACAACTACGCCTGCCCGACTGTCGGATGTCGGAGGATCAGCATCGACATCCCTCGCACTGATGCTTACGTGGTTGGCGCCCTGCTGGGCTGGCTCTCGAAGCCTGAGAGCTTGGCGGTGATCGCCGGGCCAAGCGAGAACTGGCAGGAGCGCGTCCAGGAAGCCGAGGCTCAGGTCGCGCGGCTTCGCCAGCGGCTCGACGAGGCCGCCGAGGAATACGCCGCAGGCAGGATCAGTCTCACGATGCTGTCGAGCATCGAGCGGCGTCTGAACCCGGAGATTGAGCAGGCGGCGAAGGCGACGGTGCCTCCGGTCTCCGACGACGACGTGCTTCGGCTGTTGCAGGCCGAGGACATCGAGAGCGCGTGGGAGCGGCTGGACCTGTTGGAGAAGCGACGGATCGTCAAGCTCTTGCTGGACATTCGCGTGGTCAAGGCACCGCGGTTGGGCGGCAAGTTCGACCCGAACCGCATCAAGATCGCTCCGCGTTTCGTTCCTCACGAGCAGTACCGATGGACTCGATCAGAGCAGCCCTGA